A region of Mycosarcoma maydis chromosome 15, whole genome shotgun sequence DNA encodes the following proteins:
- a CDS encoding 40S ribosomal eS1 domain-containing protein has product MAVGKNKKLSKGKGQKKRAVDPFTRKDWYDIKAPTFFENRNVGKTFVNRSQGLKNADDSLKGRIVEASLADLNKDDEQAYRKFKLKVDGIQGRTCLTNFYGMDFTSDKLRSLVRKWQSLIEAHQDVKTTDGYLLRVFVIAFTKKRANQVKKNTYAKSSHIRAIRQKMFEIVQREANSCDLREFVAKLIPEVIGREVEKATQGIFPLKDVYVRKVKVLKAPKDDLNKLLEVHGGAAIAGAEDAGVKARNTEFKEPAPLASV; this is encoded by the exons ATGG CTGTCGgaaagaacaagaagctctCCAAGGGTAAGGGTCAGAAGAAGAGGGCTGTCGACCCCTTCACCCGCAAGGACTGGTACGACATCAAGGCTCCCACCTTCTTCGAGAACCGCAACGTTGGCAAGACGTTTGTCAACCGATCGCAGGGTCTCAAGAACGCCGATGACTCGCTCAAGGGCCGCATCGTCGAGGCCTCGCTCGCTGACCTCAAcaaggatgacgagcaggCTTACCGCAAGTTCAAGTTGAAGGTCGACGGCATCCAGGGCCGCACCTGCCTCACCAACTTCTACGGTATGGACTTCACCTCGGAcaagctgcgctcgcttGTGCGCAAGTGGCAGTCGCTTATCGAGGCTCACCAGGATGTCAAGACCACCGATGGCTACCTCCTCCGTGTCTTTGTGATTGCCTTCACCAAGAAGCGTGCCAACCaggtcaagaagaacaCGTACGCCAAGTCGTCGCACATCCGAGCCATCCGCCAGAAGATGTTTGAGATTGTCCAGCGTGAGGCCAACTCGTGCGACCTGCGCGAGTTTGtcgccaagctcatccCTGAGGTGATCGGCCGTGAGGTCGAGAAGGCTACCCAGGGTATCTTCCCCCTCAAGGACGTTTACGTTCGCAAGGTCAAGGTTCTCAAGGCACCCAAGGACGACCTCAACAAGCTCCTCGAGGTTCACGGTGGTGCCGCGATTGCCGGTGCTGAGGATGCTGGTGTCAAGGCCCGCAACACCGAGTTCAAGGAGCCTGCTCCCCTTGCCTCTGTGTAA
- a CDS encoding 40S ribosomal protein eS7, with protein MASVQQKIFRTANAPTGPADEVETVVAQALIDLESNVSELKAELRPLQISCAKEIEVKGGKKAIVVFVPMPQLKAFHKIQQRLTRELEKKFSDRHVVFVGQRRILGKPSRKNRNQQPRPHSRTLTAVHESILEDLVYPSEITGKRTRVATDGSRLIKCYLDSKDATSLEYKLDSFSSVYKKLTGRDVSFMFSSDN; from the exons ATGGCTTCCGTTCAGCAGAAGATCTTCCGCACGGCCAACGCCCCCACCGGCCCCGCCGATGAGGTCGAGACCGTTGTCGCTCAGGCCCTCATCGACCTCGAGTCCAACGTCTCTGAGCTCAAGGCTGAGCTCCGACCCCTCCAGATCTCATGCGCCAAGGAGATCGAGGTCAAGGGCGGCAAGAAGGCTATCGTCGTCTTTGTGCCCATGCCCCAGCTCAAGGCTTTCCACAAGATCCAGCAGCG TCTCACCCGTGAGCTTGAGAAGAAGTTCTCTGACCGCCACGTTGTCTTTGTCGGCCAGCGCCGCATCCTCGGCAAGCCCAGCCGAAAGAACCGTAACCAGCAGCCCCGCCCTCACTCGCGCACGCTCACCGCCGTGCACGAGTCGATCCTTGAGGACCTTGTTTATCCCTCGGAGATCACCGGCAAGCGCACGCGTGTTGCTACTGACGGGAGCCGCCTGATCAAGTGCTACCTGGACTCGAAGGACGCCACCTCGCTCGAGTACAAGCTGGACAGCTTCTCGTCGGTCTACAAGAAGCTCACTGGCCGTGACGTTAGCTTTATGTTCTCGTCGGACAACTAA
- a CDS encoding uncharacterized protein (related to CMC1 - mitochondrial intermembrane space copper-binding protein), which translates to MSSSTSDSTRPQRILSNREEDTLMKQQKAKALKQCRAQMQDFVECSKTRTISMLWSCRDQKHALRDCLRTYTSEEAMEREKQTFLQQPRDSDSRHV; encoded by the exons AtgtcatcatcaacatcagACTCGACGCGGCCACAACGCATCCTCTCGAATCGAGAAGAAGACACGTTGATGAAACAGCAAAAAGCCAAAGCGCTCAAACAATGTCGTGCGCAAATGCAAGATTTCGTCGAATGCTCCAAGACTCGAACTATCAGCATGCTGTGGAGCTGCAGAGATCAGAAACACGCCTTGCGCGACTGCTTGCGCACGTA TACGAGCGAAGAAGCGATGGAACGGGAGAAACAGACCTTTTTGCAACAGCCAAGAGATTCCGATTCGAGACATGTATAG